The Paenibacillus mucilaginosus 3016 genome includes the window GCACTTCTCGAGCGGCTCCCCGCTGAAGCCGAAGGTGGCCGGATCGATCGTGCTCGACTCATCCCCCCAGGGGGTGACTTTGCGGATGGAGCTGTTCTTGTAGGTCGGCAGATCCTCCGAGCCTTCGACCCCCTGGACAATGTACGCCGTCTCGAAGCCGGACTTCGGCAGGAGGTGGATCAGATGGTCCATCGCGGTCTTGTGGTTGACCCCGATCACCATATTCAGGGAATGCACCGGGTTGATCACCTTCTCCACCGTATTCAGGAAGGTCCGCAGGCCCACCTGCTCCCGCACATGGCGCACCCGCCCGAACGGCGGACAGATGAGATCCGTCCAGATGAAGCCGATGCCGAGGGTCAGAAAGTTCTTCTCCCACTCCTTCGCCTCCAGCTCGACGCGAACCCCAAGTCCCTCCAGAAGCTCCTTCAGCGACTGCCCGAGCTTCGGCGGCAGCGACTCGCTGCCGTGCAGCACCTGCGGAAACCCGACGGAAGCAAGCAGCAGACTGACCGGGATCGTCACCGGAAAATAGAGCCGCCCGTCATAAGGACCGGCGCAGTTCAGCGAATGCGAGAAGGAGCGGTACGGCAGCGAGTATTTGCGGAACACGTCGATGAAGCCCATCATCTCGTCATCCGCTTCGCCTTTCATCCGCATGGCCATCAGGAAGGCTGCGGTCTGGGCGTCCGTGGACTCGCCCCTGGCGATGGCGTGGGCGGCGGCCACCGCTTCGTCATAGGTCAGATGACGGGACCCCAGCCGGCCGGTGCCGACAATTTTGATCCACTGCTTCATGATGATCACCTCCGGAAGAGTTTCCATAGGAAAGGCTCCATACGAAATGGAAAAAGAGCGCGTGGATACGCGCTTTTAAAAAAGGAAGAGGTCCGCTCAAGCCCCTCTTTAGTTCGGTGAGATCGATACCGCGCATACCTTGAACTCCGGCATCCGGCACACCGGGTCGAGCGCCGGGTTCGTGAGCCGGTTGACGCATTGGTCACCGCCCCAGTGGAAGGGCACGAACACCGTATCCTGGCGGATCTTCGCCGAATACTTGACCTTGAGGCGGATCGTGCCCCGCTTCGAGGTCACCTTGGCCCGGCCTCCGTTCACGAGGCCGATCTCCCCCGCCGTATCCGGATGGATCTCCAGCAGCGGCTCCGGATACTTGGAATTGAGCTCGGAGGTGTTGCGGGTCTGCACCCCGGACAAGTAGTGCTGGAGCACCCGGCCTGTCGTGAGCAGGTAAGGGTATTTGCGCGTGGCGACCTCCTTCGGATTCTGGTGCTCGATCGGCGCCAGCCTGGCGCGGCCGTCCTCGTGGGCGAAGCCGTTCTCGAACATCCGGGGCGTTCCCGGATGGCCTTCCTCCGGACAGGGCCAGAACATCCCGTGCGACTGTTCGATCCGCTCATAGGTCATGCCCGAGTAATCCGCCTTGCCGCCCTTCGAGGCGATCCGCAGCTCCTGGAAGATTTCCTCCGCCTTGGTATAGCGGAAGTACTCCCCCTTGCCGAGCACCTCGGCGATATCGCAGAGAATCTTCCAGTCGAGCCGCGCCTTGCCCGGGAGCGGGCGGATCGCCCTTCTCACCAGAACGCGCCCTTCAAGCTGCGTCATCGTGCCCTCGTCCTCAAGGTACGAGGAGCCCGGCAGCACCATGTGGGCCAGCTTCGCCGTCTCCGACTCGAACAGGTCGATGACGAGCAGGAAGTCCAGCTTCTTCAGCGCCTCTTCCACGAGCGCGGCATTCGGATTCGACACGATCGGGTTCGAGCCCAGGATGATCAGTCCCTTGATCTCCCCCCGGTTGATGCTCTCCATCATCTCGTAAGCCGACACGCCCTTGCGCGGAAGCGACTCTTCCGGAACGCCCCACACCTTGGCGATATAAGCCCGGTGCTCTTCGTTCTCGATCAGCCGGTACCCCGGCAGCTGGTCGGCCTTCTGTCCATGCTCGCGTCCGCCCTGGCCGTTCGCCTGGCCGGTCACGGCCCCATAACCGCAGCCGGGTTTGCCGATTTTGCCTGTGAGGAGCACCATGTTCAGGAAGTTGCGCACGTTGGCCACGCCGCTGGCATGCTGCTCTACGCCACGGGCCGTGAAGATCATGCCCGTCTCCGCCGCCCCGTAGATTCTCGCCGCTTCCACGATGAGCTGCGGGGGGATGCCGCAGAGCGCCGCCACCTCGGCCAGGGAGACCTTCTTCAGGTGCTCCTCCAGCTCGGCGAAGCCGGTCGTCCGTTCTTCGACGAAGGCGCGGTCCACGTAGCCTTCCTCCAGCAGCACCTTGAGCATCCCGTTCGCCAGTGCGGCATCGTAACCGGGTCTGACCTTCAGGTGAATGTCCGCGATGGAACAGGTCGCCGTCTCCCGCGGATCGATCACGATGATCTTGCAGCCTTCCTGCCTCGCCTTGCGGAACGTCTGCATGATCGTCGGCTGGCACTCGGCGATGTTCGTACCGGCCAGGATGATGCACTTGGCCAAAGGCACCTCGGACAGCGGATTCGTCAGTCCCCTGTCGATTCCGAAGGTCAGGTTCGACGCGCCGGCCGCCGCCGACATGCAGAAGCGGCCGTTGTAGTCGATATGCTTCGTGCCGAGGGCCACCCGGGCGAACTTGCCGAGCAGGTAGCACTCCTCGTTGGTCAGCGAGCCGCCCCCGTAGACACCGACGGCATCCTTGCCGTACTTGCGCTGAATCTCCGTCACCTCGCTGCGGATCCGCCCGAGGGCGTCCTCCCAGGTAATCGGACTCAGGGTGCCGCCGATGCGCAGCATCGGATAGCGGAGCCGGCGGTCGTCCACCGCGTGGGAATGAGCATTCAACCCTTTGACGCACAGGCGGCCGTCCGTCACCGGATCTTCCTTATTAGGGGTGACGGAATAACGGCTTACCTTAATCGACTTCTCCTCATGGAGATTCATCGTACACTGCACGCTGCAGTAGGGGCACTCGGTTTTGGTCGTTTTTTCACGCGGAGGCTGGACCGCCTGCTGTTTCTGAAAATGTCTCAAAAAATCGCTCATCAGACTCACTCACCTTACTGTCACCCGGATGGCCTTTTGATGAAGGAAAAGGAACCGTCAGGTTTAGAAGTTTACTCCCGAATCGGCTGTGGCCCAATCCTTGCGCCAGCTCCGGGTTACGGCATAGAACACAAGGGTGACAACCA containing:
- the nasC gene encoding assimilatory nitrate reductase catalytic subunit NasC, which produces MSDFLRHFQKQQAVQPPREKTTKTECPYCSVQCTMNLHEEKSIKVSRYSVTPNKEDPVTDGRLCVKGLNAHSHAVDDRRLRYPMLRIGGTLSPITWEDALGRIRSEVTEIQRKYGKDAVGVYGGGSLTNEECYLLGKFARVALGTKHIDYNGRFCMSAAAGASNLTFGIDRGLTNPLSEVPLAKCIILAGTNIAECQPTIMQTFRKARQEGCKIIVIDPRETATCSIADIHLKVRPGYDAALANGMLKVLLEEGYVDRAFVEERTTGFAELEEHLKKVSLAEVAALCGIPPQLIVEAARIYGAAETGMIFTARGVEQHASGVANVRNFLNMVLLTGKIGKPGCGYGAVTGQANGQGGREHGQKADQLPGYRLIENEEHRAYIAKVWGVPEESLPRKGVSAYEMMESINRGEIKGLIILGSNPIVSNPNAALVEEALKKLDFLLVIDLFESETAKLAHMVLPGSSYLEDEGTMTQLEGRVLVRRAIRPLPGKARLDWKILCDIAEVLGKGEYFRYTKAEEIFQELRIASKGGKADYSGMTYERIEQSHGMFWPCPEEGHPGTPRMFENGFAHEDGRARLAPIEHQNPKEVATRKYPYLLTTGRVLQHYLSGVQTRNTSELNSKYPEPLLEIHPDTAGEIGLVNGGRAKVTSKRGTIRLKVKYSAKIRQDTVFVPFHWGGDQCVNRLTNPALDPVCRMPEFKVCAVSISPN
- a CDS encoding anthranilate phosphoribosyltransferase; the encoded protein is METLPEVIIMKQWIKIVGTGRLGSRHLTYDEAVAAAHAIARGESTDAQTAAFLMAMRMKGEADDEMMGFIDVFRKYSLPYRSFSHSLNCAGPYDGRLYFPVTIPVSLLLASVGFPQVLHGSESLPPKLGQSLKELLEGLGVRVELEAKEWEKNFLTLGIGFIWTDLICPPFGRVRHVREQVGLRTFLNTVEKVINPVHSLNMVIGVNHKTAMDHLIHLLPKSGFETAYIVQGVEGSEDLPTYKNSSIRKVTPWGDESSTIDPATFGFSGEPLEKCTKERQLELLRRIIAGDDSADIRNEREHVIFNTGLRLYWFDKVASYEEGFGLARSLLQRKEAQKLLGKWQELSSRSAFPSRLQANG